In the Marinobacter sp. Arc7-DN-1 genome, GAAAGGCTGGCATAAACACGCCGTTAGCCTTCGCGCCGGGCTGGCAGCATTGCTTGCGTTGTCATTGGTGGGCTGTGCCTCCCCGGTAAGTAGGGTAGAGACCTGGGACGGCAATCCAGAGGCAGCGACGAACGCCGCGACACTGAAAACACCGGGTGAAATTCGGGTTACCCGGGTGAATGGCCGCACCACGGGCAACTTCCTAATGAACGACCTGGCGCTGGACTATGCTTTGCTGCCCGGTGAAAACGAGGTTGTTTTCGTCTACAAAACCATTTGGGCAAAGAGCGGGGTGGTCAGAAACGAGGAATCGAAAGTTCACGTTATCGAAAGCAAGCCTCAGGAGGCCCGCTTCGAAGCCATCGCTGGCGAGACTTACCGCTTTGAATTCAAGCAACCGGATTCCCGGCAGGAAGCAGAACGGATGATGCCGGAGTTTTCTGCAACGATTGTGTCCTCGGCGGGGGATTCAGTGGCAAGCTCGACCGAATGGAATCCCGCTGAAGCAAGCAGGGTAGCCCGGACTCCCATCCCTGAATCCCCGTCTGAGGGCGCTTCCGCGAATGATGTTAATGCCCTCGACCAGCTTAAGGCGGTTTGGGCAACGGCAAGCGACGAGGAGAAAAAAGCGTTTCTCCGTTGGGCGTTTGAATAATCTCTGATCCTGCGCCCGCCGTTTCCGGGCCGTGTTCAGCCCCGGAAACGGCTCAAGGCTTTCTTCAGAAGTCCCTCCAGCGCCGTCATCGCATCGTCCGCCAGGGTCTGGGTTGAACTTGCGGGAATTGGCCCGTGGCCGTCGTCTGCCCCGAGCCGGTGTATCGCCTCCTCAATCGCATCAAGGCTTTCGGCGACATGGGCCTGCAATGAATCCCCGTTTGCGACCACGTCCGGACAGGTGGTGAAGTTCAGTGTCAGCCTGCCTTCATAGCTTACCGCCACTATCACCAGCCCCATGCTGTCGAACAGCGGCGCCGTGTTGTACTGCTGAACCAGACGCGCTCCCTGCAGATATAGCGGTACCTGGGGGCCCGGAACGTTGGTGATCGGCAGATTGAATACCGGCTGATAACGCTGGGCAATCTGCAACTCCGAGTAAAGTCTGGCGGACAGGGCCAGCATGGTTGACGGTAAAAGTTCCGTTAGCCGGTCGGCGGCTATGGCCTCACGGTAGGGCTCCGAGGCGACTGCGTTCCAATGAATCCGGCGAATCCGTTGCGCAGGGTTTGGCTCGTTGGTGGCGAGATCCAGCAGCATGGCGGACATCTGGTTTCCGGTCGCCCTGCGCAAGCTGTTTGAGCGAACAGAAATTGGAGTCATTGCCACCAGGGATTTGCCGGCGTCCGAGCCCTCGCTGATCAGGTACCGTCTTAGGGCCTCGGCGCACAAACCGAGAACCACGTCATTCAGGGTGACGTCCCCAAGGGACGCCTTCACCGTTTTCAGGCGAGACAGCTCAACACTGGCCGCGATAATTTGCCGGTTCGCGGTTATCTGCCGGTTAAACGGGCTATGGGGGGCAGAGAACAGCGGCAGTGGCAGAGGCAGTTTGCGTAACTGCTTCTGAATCAACCCCCGTGCGGTGGCTTCGGCGGCATTGACGGCGAGCGAGGTGAATTGCAGTGGTGTTCGAAGGATATTTGCGCCTGCCTGCAACATGACCCGCTCTTCCGAAGGTTCTGGTCGGGGGTGCCAGGGCCGGGGTGGTGTAATCGAGCGAGGCTCCGGAGTGTACTCGAGTAACTTTCCGATGATTTCTTCGCCGCTGAAGGCATCGATAGCCGCATGGTGTAACTTCACGATCAGCGCAAAGCCCGCACTGCCGGCATCCTCCTCATCCAGCTTGAAACCGTCCACGAACGTTATGTGCCAAAGAGGACGGTCTCTTTTCAGGGGTTCCTCCAGAATCTTGGAGGCCAGTTTCATAAGGCTGGCTTTGCGACCATGTTCGCCGAGATTGACGTAGGCGAGGTGGCGCTCGATACTGAAGTCCGGGTCGTCGATCCAGTAGGGGCGGCCCAGGCGCAGGGGGATTTCCTTGAGACGCTGACGGAACACCGGCACCACGTGGAGCCGGCTGCGAAGGTAGGCAACAAATGTACTGAAGGCCAGTGGTGTTTCTCGTTCGCTGGCATCAAAGAGATAGATCCCGCCAATATGCATCGGGGTCGTTTCCGATTCCAGGTACAGGAACGAGGCATCCAGTTCCGACAGCTGCCGCATCAGAGAACTCCCTTGGGCGTTGGTTTTACAACTTCTTCCCGGCTGAGCCGGTCCCAGAACCACATAAGGGCCTTGCCCTGGTCTTCAGCATGTCTGGCAAGATGCAGCATGATGGGCTGCCGGGGCTCGTGCACCTGCTTGGAGATCAGGCTACCGTCTTTCAGCTGTTGGCTGATTCTTGCCCTGGGTAGCCACCCGACGCCGAGACCTGCGGCCTGAATCGCAATTTTCTGGTCGATGTTGGCGACGGTCAGGGTTCGTTGCCGGCGAAAAATGCCGGCATGTCCCGGTGGCAGCGAACGCGAGGTATCAGCCGCCACGGCTGCCGGGTACCGGGAGATATCCTCCTCTGAGAGAGGCTCTTCGGCACTTGCCAGCGGGTGATCGGGGCCGACAGCAAACACGAAAGGCATTTCACCAAGGGCTCTGGTTGTGAAGTTTCCCGACGGTTTGCTGAAATTGTCCGCGCCGATGATCAGGTCGACCCGGCGACTTTGCAGGGCGTCCCAGGTGCCGGCAAACACTTCTTCCACGATTTGCACATCGACCGGCACTCCGAGTTCATGGAATTCCCGGATGGCCGGGAACAGGCATTGTGCCGGCAGCAATGAGTTGAATCCGATCTTTAATCTGGTTTCCCAGCCCTGGGCCACCTGACGGGTTGTGTGGGCAAGGTTTTCTGCCGCCTCCAGCAGGGTGCGGCCTTCTTCCAGGAGGTAATGACCCGCCGGGGTCAGCCTGGCGCGGTGGCCGGTGCGG is a window encoding:
- a CDS encoding DUF2057 family protein; amino-acid sequence: MSICHVNRGFKSAMKGWHKHAVSLRAGLAALLALSLVGCASPVSRVETWDGNPEAATNAATLKTPGEIRVTRVNGRTTGNFLMNDLALDYALLPGENEVVFVYKTIWAKSGVVRNEESKVHVIESKPQEARFEAIAGETYRFEFKQPDSRQEAERMMPEFSATIVSSAGDSVASSTEWNPAEASRVARTPIPESPSEGASANDVNALDQLKAVWATASDEEKKAFLRWAFE
- a CDS encoding WS/DGAT/MGAT family O-acyltransferase, whose protein sequence is MRQLSELDASFLYLESETTPMHIGGIYLFDASERETPLAFSTFVAYLRSRLHVVPVFRQRLKEIPLRLGRPYWIDDPDFSIERHLAYVNLGEHGRKASLMKLASKILEEPLKRDRPLWHITFVDGFKLDEEDAGSAGFALIVKLHHAAIDAFSGEEIIGKLLEYTPEPRSITPPRPWHPRPEPSEERVMLQAGANILRTPLQFTSLAVNAAEATARGLIQKQLRKLPLPLPLFSAPHSPFNRQITANRQIIAASVELSRLKTVKASLGDVTLNDVVLGLCAEALRRYLISEGSDAGKSLVAMTPISVRSNSLRRATGNQMSAMLLDLATNEPNPAQRIRRIHWNAVASEPYREAIAADRLTELLPSTMLALSARLYSELQIAQRYQPVFNLPITNVPGPQVPLYLQGARLVQQYNTAPLFDSMGLVIVAVSYEGRLTLNFTTCPDVVANGDSLQAHVAESLDAIEEAIHRLGADDGHGPIPASSTQTLADDAMTALEGLLKKALSRFRG
- a CDS encoding LysR family transcriptional regulator, with product MHTAITIDALKVLDAIDRKGSFAGAAGELFRVPSAISYTVQKLEEDLNVAIYDRTGHRARLTPAGHYLLEEGRTLLEAAENLAHTTRQVAQGWETRLKIGFNSLLPAQCLFPAIREFHELGVPVDVQIVEEVFAGTWDALQSRRVDLIIGADNFSKPSGNFTTRALGEMPFVFAVGPDHPLASAEEPLSEEDISRYPAAVAADTSRSLPPGHAGIFRRQRTLTVANIDQKIAIQAAGLGVGWLPRARISQQLKDGSLISKQVHEPRQPIMLHLARHAEDQGKALMWFWDRLSREEVVKPTPKGVL